Proteins encoded in a region of the Coffea eugenioides isolate CCC68of chromosome 4, Ceug_1.0, whole genome shotgun sequence genome:
- the LOC113767818 gene encoding pyrophosphate-energized membrane proton pump 3-like, whose product MVLPSPLFLCLVLSPLTPCCCVQIFRVIKRINVRILFVLLLLGLGAIFYIGASTSPIIVFVFSVCIISFVLSMYLTKWVLAKDEGPPEMVEISDAIRDGAEGFFRTQYGTISKMAFLLAVIILSIYMFRSTTPQQESSGLGRSMSAYVTVVSFLLGALCSGIAGYVGMWVSVRANVRVSSAARRSAREALQIAVRAGGFSAMVVVGLAVIGVAVLYSTLYVWLEVDSPGSMKVTDLPLLLVGYGFGASFVALFAQLGGGIYTKAADVGADLVGKVEQGIPEDDPRNPAVIADLVGDNVGDCAARGADLFESIAAEIISAMILGGTMAQRCKIEDPSGFILFPLVVHSFDLVVSSVGILSIRSKRDAGAIGVVEDPMLILQKGYSVTIVLAVITFGLSTRWMLYTEQAPLAWLNFALCGLVGILTAYVFVWITKYYTDYKHEPVRTLALSSSTGHGTNIIAGISLGLESTALPVLVISVSVISAFWLGHTSGLVDEAGNSTGGLFGTAVATMGMLSTAAYVLTMDMFGPIADNAGGIVEMSQQPESVREITDVLDAVGNTTKATTKGFAIGSAALASFLLFSAYMDEVAAFAHVAFKQVDIAIPEVFVGGLLGSMLIFLFSAWACSAVGRTAQEVVNEVRRQFIERPGIMDYKEKPDYGRCVSIVASASLREMIKPGALAIVSPIVVGLVFRIVGYYTGHPLLGAKVVAAMLMFATVSGILMALFLNTAGGAWDNAKKYIETGALGGKGSDCHKAAVTGDTVGDPFKDTAGPSLHVLIKMLATITLVMAPVFL is encoded by the exons TTTCTTTGCCTGGTATTATCACCATTGACCCCTTGCTGCTGTGTGCAGATATTTCGTGTAATCAAGAGAATTAATGTCCGTATTCTATTTGTGCTTCTACTTCTTGGACTCGGAGCAATCTTCTATATTGGTGCTAGTACCTCGCCAATTATTGTATTCGTGTTCTCAGTTTGCATTATTAGTTTTGTGTTATCAATGTATCTCACTAAGTGGGTACTTGCAAAGGATGAGGGACCTCCTGAGATGGTCGAG ATATCAGATGCTATACGTGACGGAGCTGAAGGCTTCTTTAGGACTCAATACGGAACCATATCCAAGATGGCATTCTTGTTAGCAGTCATTATCCTTAGCATATATATGTTCCGCAGTACAACACCTCAGCAAGAATCTTCTGGCTTAGGGAG ATCAATGTCTGCCTATGTCACTGTTGTGTCCTTTCTTCTTGGGGCTTTATGTTCTGGTATTGCTGGTTATGTTGGGATGTGGGTGTCTGTACGTGCTAATGTGAGGGTCTCAAGTGCGGCAAGGCGGTCTGCGAGGGAGGCACTGCAG ATTGCTGTTCGTGCCGGTGGTTTTTCTGCCATGGTGGTTGTTGGTTTGGCTGTAATAGGCGTTGCTGTACTTTATTCCACACTTTATGTTTGGTTGGAGGTGGATTCACCTGGGTCAATGAAGGTCACTGACT TACCTCTTCTCTTGGTTGGGTATGGTTTTGGGGCTTCATTTGTTGCCCTTTTTGCTCAATTGGGTGGTGGAATATACACGAAGGCAGCTGATGTTGGTGCTGACCTTGTTGGAAAAGTGGAGCAGGGAATTCCTGAAGATGATCCCCGTAATCCTGCTGTTATTGCTGATCTG GTTGGAGACAATGTAGGCGATTGTGCTGCCCGGGGTGCAGATTTGTTTGAAAGCATTGCTGCAGAGATAATCAGTGCGATGATACTTGGAGGAACAATGGCTCAACGGTGCAAGATTGAAG ACCCATCTGGATTCATTTTGTTTCCTCTTGTTGTTCACTCATTTGACCTGGTGGTATCATCTGTGGGAATACTATCCATTCGGAGTAAACGTGATGCTGGAGCAATTGGCGTAGTAGAGGATCCAATGTTGATCCTTCAGAAAGGATACTCTGTTACAATAGTTTTAGCTGTTATAACTTTTGGTCTG TCGACTCGCTGGATGTTGTATACTGAACAAGCACCTTTGGCCTGGTTGAACTTTGCTTTATGTGGTTTGGTTGGAATTTTGACGGCGTATGTGTTTGTCTGGATAACTAAGTACTATACTGACTACAAGCATGAGCCTGTCCGAACATTAGCTCTGTCCAGCTCCACAGGACATGGAACTAACATAATCGCTGGTATTAGTTTGGGTTTGGAATCGACAGCTCTGCCAGTGCTTGTTATTAGTGTATCTGTTATTTCTGCTTTCTGGCTGGGCCACACCTCAGGACTGGTGGATGAAGCTGGGAATTCAACAGGTGGTTTGTTTGGAACAGCTGTAGCAACCATGGGAATGCTTAGCACTGCAGCATATGTTCTAACCATGGATATGTTTGGGCCTATTGCTGATAATGCAGGTGGAATTGTTGAGATGAGTCAGCAG CCGGAAAGCGTGCGCGAGATTACTGATGTTCTTGATGCAGTTGGGAACACGACTAAAGCTACAACCAAGGGTTTTGCTATTGGATCTGCAGCTCTTGCATCTTTCCTTCTTTTTAGTGCTTACATGGATGAGGTAGCTGCATTTGCTCATGTAGCCTTTAAGCAG GTTGACATTGCCATCCCAGAAGTATTTGTTGGTGGATTATTAGGTTCCATGCTTATTTTCCTGTTCAGTGCTTGGGCCTGTTCTGCTGTTGGTCGAACTGCTCAAGAAGTTGTCAATGAAGTTAGAAGACAATTTATAGAGAGGCCAGGTATCATG GATTACAAGGAAAAACCAGATTATGGTCGGTGTGTGTCTATTGTTGCATCTGCATCTTTGAGGGAGATGATAAAACCTGGAGCTTTGGCTATTGTATCGCCTATAGTTGTAG GTTTGGTGTTTCGGATAGTGGGATACTATACTGGACATCCTCTTCTAGGCGCAAAAGTTGTGGCTGCCATGCTGATGTTTGCTACAGTTTCTGGAATTCTAATGGCACTTTTCTTGAACACTGCTGGTGGTGCCTGGGATAATGCAAAGAAGTACATTGAAACCGGAGCTCTTGGAGGCAAAGGAAGTGACTGCCACAAAGCTGCAGTGACTGGTGACAC TGTGGGAGACCCATTTAAAGATACGGCAGGACCTTCTTTGCATGTGCTCATCAAAATGCTTGCAACGATTACTCTTGTAATGGCTCCAGTGTTTCTTtga